In Paenacidovorax monticola, the genomic window GCCAGCAGACCAGCCAGCGTTGCCAGCCATGGGCCGGCTCGGTCTGGTTCGGCATCCCGGACGGCATTGGCGCGGGCGCACTGCACTTCTCGGGGCGCCTGCAGGGCGAGGAACGCCAGCGGGTGCTGCTGACGGCCCGCGCGCAAGAGGGCTTTCTGCTGTGCACGCCCCGGCGCTTCGGCATCTATGGCGTGGTGATCGATGAGCAGTGGTTGGGGGCGCGCTTCGGTGAACTGGGGTTGCGCGGCCCGTTGCCCCAGGCGTCGGGGGTGGCTGCGGCCGAGTTGCCGCCGCACCGCCATGTGGCGCTGTGCCAGACCCTGGAATCCATGCTGTCGCTGGGCGCGAGCGGCGAGGCCTCCCTGCCGTGGGCGCAGCAGGCCCTGCGGCTGCTGGGCGAGCAACTGGTGCGCCTGCTGGGTGAATGCGGCGCCGACGTGGCCCCTGCAGCCGGGGTGTCCGGGAGCGTGCAGCGGCGACTGGCCGTGGTGATGGCGGCGCGCGGCCTGGTAGCCGATCCGTGCAATCACCTGCAGTCGGTGGACGAGCTGTGCCAGCGCCTGCACCTGACGCCGCGCACGCTGCACAACCATTTCCAGAGCACGGTGGGCGAATCGCCGTCCGAGTTCCTGCGCGCGGTGCGCCTCAATGCGTGTCGGCGCAGGCTGCGCGGCACGGCGGACCGTGCCGTCAAGGTGCAGGACGTGGCGGCCCAGTGGGGCTTCTTCCACATGGGGCGCTTTTCGCAGGAGTACAAGGACCTGTTTGGGGAACTGCCTTCGCAGACGCTGCGCCAGGCCCGTGCCGCGGACCCCTGCTGGAATTGAGGTCGGCCACTGTCACCGTGACTGTTCCAGATTGGAGCAGTGTCACCCGTGGCGGTGGCGACGAAGGACCTCCTGTCGGGGGGCAAGGGCGCCGGTGCCACGGTCAGAGCCTGGCACTGAACTTGTGCATCTCCGGGTAGCCAGTGCCAAAGAGGCCGGCTTTCACCAAGCCAGGCGCTCGCGGATCAGTCTTCCTGCGGGGCGGCCGGCCGCGGCGGCTTGGGGCGGGGGGGCTTGGTGGTGTGGATCAGCAGCGTGGCCTTGTCCATCTGGCCGGCCAGCATCTCGGGGTAGGCCTTTAGCGAGTGGATGATGCTGTCTTCGATCAGGCGGCGCTGGTCGGGCGCGGGCTTCTTCAGCACCCAGTTCGCCACCTCGTGCTTGAGCCCGGGATGGCCGATGCCGATGCGCAGCCGCCAGTAGTCGGGGCTGCCCAGCTGGGCGTGGATGTCGCGCAGGCCGTTGTGCCCGCCGTGGCCACCGCCCTTCTTGAGCTTGACCTGGCCGGGTGGCAGGTCGAGTTCGTCGTGCACTACCAGGATCTCTTCCGGCTTGATCTTGAAGAAGCGCGCCAGCGTGCCCACCGATTTGCCCGACAGGTTCATGAAGGTCTGCGGCTCGAGCAGCCACACCGGCTCGCCCTGGTGGCTGGTGCGGGCCATCAGCGCGTAGTAGCTGCGGTCGGGCTGCAGGTGCACGCCCATGTCGCGGGCCATGGCGTCCAGCCACCAGAAGCCGGCGTTGTGGCGGGTGTCCTCGTACTCGGGGCCGGGGTTGCCCAGGCCGACAAACAGTTTGATCATGCGTTCGATTATCCAGACGCAAAAAGCAAACGGCCCACACGCGGTGGGCCGTCGGCACAGGGCGCCATCCCGGAGGATGGCGGCAGCAAAGCTGCTTCTTACTTCTTGCCCTTCTTGGCAGGAGCAGCGGCGGGAGCGGCAGCACCTTCGGCCGGAGCCACGGGCTCGGCTTCAGGGGCGGTCACGGTCACCAGCACGGGGTTGCTCTTGTTCTGGCTGCCACGGATCACGGGAGCAACGCCCTTGGGCAGCTTGATGTCCTTCAGGTGCAGCGAGGAGCCCTTGACCAGCTTGGACAGGTCCACGTCGATGAACTCGGGCAGGTCCGAAGGCATGCAGGTCACTTCGAGTTCGTTCACGACGGGGTTGACCATGCACTTGTCGACCTTGACGGCGGGCGACTCTTCAGCGCCGGCAAAGTGCAGCGGCACCTTCATGTGCAGCTTGGTCTTCTCATCGACGCGCTGGAAGTCCACGTGCAGAACGAGCTGCTTGAAGGGGTGGTACTGCACATCGCGCAGCAGGACCTTGCTGGTCTTGCCGGCCAGTTCCATGTCCAGCACGCTGGAGTGGAAGGCTTCCTTCTTCAGGGCGTGCCACAGGGCGTTGTGGTCCACCTCGATCTGTTGGGGTTCGGCGGAACCACCGTAAACGATGCCGGGCGTCTTGCCGGCGTTGCGCAGACGGCGGCTCGCACCCGTACCCTGCTTGGCGCGCTCAAAAGCGACGAAATTCATGACTAACTCCAGTAAGAACCGGCCGCGACCAGCCTGGCTCTGTTTGATAAAAAGGGCCGGCCATTCCTGGAATGGCTAGCCCACGCGATGATCCCGCAACCGCACTGCCTGGGCCTGGGCCCCGGAAGCGCTTATTCCGAGAACAAACTCATCACCGACTCGCCCTTGGCGATGCGCTGGATCGTCTCGGCGATCAGCGGCGCCACGGACAGCTGGCGAATCTTGTGGCATCCCTTGGCGGCGTCGCTCAGGGGAATCGTGTTGGTCACGACCACTTCATCCAGGGCCGTGCCCTGGGCGATGCGGCCGATGGCCGGACCCGAGAAGATCGGGTGCGTGCAGTAGGCGTAGACCTTCTTGGCGCCGCGCTCCTTGAGCACCTCAGCGGCCTTCACGAGCGTGCCGGCGGTGTCGATCATGTCGTCCATGATCACGCAGTTGCGGCCCTCGATCTCGCCGATCACATGCATCACCTCGGACACATTGGCCTTGGGGCGGCGCTTGTCGATGATGGCCAGATCGCAGCCGAGCTGCTTGGCCAGCGCGCGTGCGCGCACCACGCCACCCACGTCGGGGCTGACCACGATCAGGTCTTCGTAGTTCTTCTGGCGCAGGTCGCCCAGCAGCACGGGCGAGGCGTAGATGTTGTCGACCGGGATGTCGAAGAAACCCTGGATCTGGTCGGCGTGCAGGTCCATGGTCAGCACGCGGGCGACGCCCACGGCCTGGAGCATGTTGGCCACCACCTTGGCCGAGATCGGCACGCGCGTGGAGCGTGGGCGGCGGTCCTGGCGGGCGTAGCCGAAGTAGGGGATCACGGCGCTGATGCGTTCGGCGGAGGCGCGCTTGAGCGCGTCCACCATGATCAGCAGTTCCATGAGGTTTTCGTTGGTCGGCGCGCAGGTGGACTGCACGACGAACACGTCGCGCGCACGGACGTTCTGCTTGATTTCCACGGTGACTTCACCGTCGGAGAAGCGGCCCACATCGGCGGCACCCAGGGTGGTTCCGAGGTGCTTGGCGATTTCCGCCGCCATGCCGGGATTGGCATTGCCGGTGAAAACCAGAAAATCGGGGTGGTTGGCTTGCATGAGCGTCTCAGCGGTCTAAAAAATGCCTGTACGCGGGAAGAGGTTTGGCAGGGGAGAAAGGATTCGAACCTTTGCATGCCGGAATCAAAATCCGGTGCCTTAACCAGCTTGGCGACTCCCCTACACAGGTCGACTGCCGAGGGCAGCCTACCGACAACTTTCAATCTGCAATCCACCCTGCCAGAGGATGGGACTCCAGATTCTCGCATGCTCTGATCTGCCACGCGCCAGGCGCTCCGCTCAGATCGATCGCATGCGGCATTTGCGCAAACACTGCACTGCCAGATCCAGTCATGCGGGCCTTGAGTCCGTGTGAGGCAAGCCAGTCTATGGCCTGGGTCACTTCGGGGCACAAGGCCTCTGCGACTGGCTGCAAGTCGTTTTGACCGAAGTCATAGTGTGCTGCAGCAAAGCCTGAGATTGTAGCACTATCTGAATCGCGTTTCAGAACTGGAGACAAAAAAATTGATTTTGTGTCCAGGCCCGCAGAGGGCTTCACTACAAGGAACCGCGCTGGCGGAAGCCGGTGCGATTTCTCAAGAGGCCGAATTATGTCACCAATTCCCTCCACCCAGGCGCTTCGGCCGCACAAAAAAAACGGGACGTCGGCACCGAGCGTGAGGCCGATGGCCTGCAACTGCGCGCGGCCCAGGCGCAGGCCCCAGAGCTGGTTCAGTACGAGCAGGGTGGTGGCGGCGTCGGACGAGCCTCCGCCCATGCCGGCCTGGGCGGGAATGCGCTTGGTCACGCCGATGTGCGCGCCTTCGCGGCAGCCCGTGGCGGACTGCAGGGCGCGGGCCGCGCGCACGATGAGGTCATCGGGAGGCAGGGGCGGTCCGTCGCCCAGGTCTTCGCGCGAGACGAGGCCGTCGGTGCGGCGCTCGAAGTGCAGCGTGTCGCACCAGTCCACGAGCATGAACACGGACTGCAGCAGGTGGTAGCCATCCGCGCGCCGGCCCGTGATGTGCAGGAACAGGTTGAGCTTGGCCGGCGCGGGTACGTCGTAGAACGCTTGCATGGGGCTTCGTCAGCGGTTCAAGGCGATGCGCAGCGTCGCCTGGGGTTGGGGCTCGAAGCGTTCGGCCGTGATGCGGCCCTCGCCGGCAGCGCTGAGGTCGGCTCGCCAGCCCGTAGCCGCCGCGGGCCGTCCTTCAAGCCAGTCGAACAGCGCGGCGATGGGCAGGGGATTGCCCGTGAGTTCCCGCACGAGTTCGTCCAGAGAGGCCGATTCGCGAACCTCGCCGCCTTGTTCCAGCCGCGCCTGGCCTTGGGCCCACTGCAGGCGTGCGAGGGCCGACCCCAAGGGGGTGTACAACGTGAGTTCTCCGGCTTCCGGGGTGCCCTGCAGTTCGAAAGCCGCACTGAACGACTGCGAGGCCTGTCCTTCGATCTGCAGCGCCAGCCGGCCGCTCCACTCCGTGTGGGCAGTGGGGGCGCGGGGCGGCTGCGCGCAGCCCGCCAGAGCCAGCAGCAGAAGGAGGGCACACCAGATCCGGGGCCAGCCCGGCAGCGGCCTCAAGGCTGCACCCCAAGGCGCTTGAGGGTGTTGAGCAGGATGTCGTTGTCGGCGCTCATGCGCAGGCCTTGCCGCCAGATGGCGAGCGCGGAATCGCGTTGCTGCATGCTCCACAGCACTTCGCCCAGGTGTGCCGCGATCTCGGGGTCAGGCCGCTTCTCGAAGGCCGACTCCAGCAGGCGCAGCGCCTCGGCGCGGTTGCCCAGGCGGAACTCCACCCAGCCCAGGCTGTCGGTGATGAACGGATCGCCGGGCGCATGCGCCATGGCTTTCTCGATGAGGCGCTTGGCCTCGGCCAGGTGCACGCCGCGGTCCGCGAGGGCATAGCCCAGGGCGTTGTAGGCGTGGTGGTAGTCGGGCTGGCGCGCGATGATCTTGCGCAGCAGTTGCTCCATCGCTTCGGGGTTGCCGGCCTTTTCGGCCAGCATGGCCTGGTCGTAGACCAGATCGTTGTTGTCGGGCTCCATCGCCACCACCTGGGCCTGCAGCGCATAGGCTTCCTTGTACTGCTGGGCATCGCGCAGCAGTTGCACTTCGGCCGAGAGCTTCATGCGCTCGTCCTCGGGCGTCTTGGCGGGCAGGCTGCGGATCAGCGCGCGTGCATGGGCCAGGCGGCCCTGGCGTGCCAGCAGCGAGGCGCGGCGCACCTGTGCGCCGAACAGGTCTTCGGCGTTGTCGATGCGGGCCAGCCAGCGCTCGGCCTCGTCGTATTTCTGGCGCTTCTCGGCGATCTGGGCGTGCAGCAGATAGGCCTGGGTCAGCCCGCTCTTGCGCGCTTCGCCGCCGCCCTGCTTCTCGACCAGGGCCATGAAACGGTCCAGGGAGACTTCGGCGGCATCCAGGCGGTTGTCCTGCGTCTGCAGCGTGGCCTGCACCAGCCAGGCCTCGGGAAGGTCGGGCTTCTCGCGGGTGAGGGTGTCGAGCTGGGTCGAGGCCTCCGGGTAGCGCTGCTGGCCCAGCAGGGAGCGGGCGTAGGCCATGCGCAGCTCCGGCGCAGGCTGGCCTGCGAAGTACCTGGTGATGAGGGCCTGGGCCTCGGGCATGCCCTCTTCGGCCAGTTCCAGGGCCAGCATCGCGGCGCCGTCGTTCGCTGCGTCCAGCGCCTGGGCCTTCTGGGCGGCGGCCAGCGCGCCTTTCTTGTCCCCGGCGGCCAACTGCATGCGTCCCACGGTCACGCGGGCGGTGGGGCCGAGGGCGGGATGGGCCAGCTCATCGGCCAGGGCCTGTTCCACCACCGAAGCGGCCAGGGCCTTGTCGCTGGCGCGGCCGTACAGGGCAGGGATGGCCTGGAGCGACGCGGCCTTGGCGCGCGCAGGCGTCTGGGCCAGTTCCTGGCGCAGGAGGTCCGGTGTTTCGCCAATACGGTTCAGGGCCACCAGGATCTGCAGCAGGTAGCGGTTGGCTTCGCGAGACTGGGGCTGGGCGGACTTCCAGGCGCGGACTGCCACCAGCGCGGATTCTCCCGAGCGCGCCTGCAGTGCGATGTCGGCGGCGCGGCGGTACAGGGCGCTGCTGTTGCTGCGGCGCGCGGCCTCCAGCATGAGCGCATAGCCCGTGCCCGGATCGCCCGCGCTGTTGGTGAGTTCCCCCAGAAAGACTTCGTAGAAGAGTTCCGCGTTCAGGGCCTCGCTGGTCTGCGGATCTTCCTCGGCTTCGGCGCTGTCGGTCGCTGGCTCGGGGTTGGGGGACTGGGCCCAAGCGGTGGTGGAGCCGGCGATCAGGGCCAGGACGCACGCCAGAGTCCGGAAGCGAAGAATATGCACCATCGAACCATAATAATCCATGCATCCTGAATTCCTGCGAACCTTGCCGCATGCCTGAGTTACCCGAAGTGGAGGTCACGCGCCGCAGCTTTGCCGAGGGCATCGCGGGCGCGACCGTGTTGTCCGCAGCGCTGGGCAAGCCGCTGCGCTGGCCCCTGGGGTGTGCTCCGTCCCACCTGGCGGGGCAGCGGGTGGTCGCGGTGCGCCGGCGGGGCAAGTACCTGTTGCTCGACCTGAGCGGCGGCCTGCTGCTGGTGCACCTGGGCATGTCGGGCAGCCTGCGTTTCGCGCACCATCTGCCAGCGCCGGGGGGGCACGACCATTTCGATCTGGTGACCAGCCAGGGAGTGCTGCGCCTGCACGACCCGCGCCGTTTCGGCGCGGTGGTCTTCACCACGGGGGAGCAGTCCCCGCTCGCGCAGAAGCTGCTGGGCGGACTGGGGATGGAGCCGCTGTCGGATGGCTTTTCCTTCGATGCGTTCCGGCAGGGCCTGCGGGCCACCCGCGCGCCGATCAAGCAGGTCCTGCTGGCCGGCAAGGTGGTGGTGGGGGTGGGCAATATCTATGCGTCCGAGGTGCTGTTCCTGGCGGGCATCCGCCCCACGGTGCCTGCCGCCTCCATCGGCGATGCGCGCCTGCGCAGGCTGCACACCGCGATCCGGGAGGTGCTGGCGCTGGCCGTGGAGCGCGGTGGCACGACGCTCAAGGACTTTTCCAGCGCAGACGGCAATCCCGGGCATTTCCAGCTGGAGGCCCGGGTCTATGGGCGAGAGGGCGTGCCCTGCCTGGCGTGCGGCACGCCGATCCGCGGCCTCAAGCAGGGCCAGCGCAGCAGCTACTTCTGCCCGCGTTGCCAGCGGGCCTGACGGGCTCAGGGTTCCTTGCGCAGTGGGCGCTCGCCCGCCGGGCAGGCGGTGCTATATTTTGTGCAGTTCCAGACAATGGCCTGGACATTCAATTTCCGGGAGCAAAGTGGGACCTTCATTCAACGAGCAGTTCGACCAGCATGGCGCCTGGCGGCGTGCGTTCGCCCAGCAACTGAAGCAACTGTCCGAGTGGATGTCCTCCCATGACCTGATGGACTCCGCGGTGGAGGAGCGCCTGCAGCGCCTGGAGAGCCAGGTGCGCAGCGACAAGGTCATGGTGGCCTTCGTGGCCGAGTTCTCGCGCGGCAAGTCCGAGCTGATCAATGCGATCTTCTTTGCCGACTACGGCCGCCGCATCATGCCCGCCAGCGCGGGGCGCACCACCATGTGCCCGACCGAACTGGGGTACGACCCGGAGGTGCCGCACTGCCTGCGCCTGCTGCCGATCGAAACCCGCCTGCAGCCACAGGGGCTTGCGGAATGGCGCCTCAAGCCCGAGCGCTGGTTGCAACTGCCGCTCGACGTCAAGGACGCGAACCAGATCGCCAAGACGCTGGAGAAGGTGGCCGAGGTCCGGCGCGTTTCCAAGGACGAGGCGCGGGCCCTGGGCTTCTGGCACGACGAGCTGCCCGGCGAGAACCCGGTGCCCGACGCGCAGGGCCTGGTCGAGGTGCCCATGTGGCGCCATGCGCTCATCAATCTTCCCCACCCTCTGCTGAAGCAGGGACTGGTCATTCTCGACACCCCGGGGCTCAATGCCGTGGGCGCGGAGCCAGAACTCACCGTCAACCTGATTCCGCAGGCCCATGCCGTGGTGTTCATCCTGGGGGCCGATACGGGGTGACGCGCTCCGACCTGTCCATCTGGCGCGAGCATCTGGTGGCTCCAGCGGGCAACACCGACGCGCGCTGGGTGGTGCTGAACAAGATCGACACGCTGTGGGACACGCTGAACTCGCCTTCGCAGGTCCAGGCGCAGCTGGAGCGCCAGTGCTCCACCTCGGCCGAGATGCTGGGCGTGCCGCTGGACCGCGTGGTGCCCATTTCGGCGCAGAAGGGGCTGGTGGCCAAGATCGCCTGCGACGACGTGCTGCTCGAATCCAGCCGCCTGCCCGTGCTGGAGGAAGCCCTGGCCCAGGGCATCATGGGCCAGCGCCAGGCCATCCTGCGGGCGGCCGTGGCGTCCGGCGTGGCCAGCCTGCGCGCCGAGACAGGACGCGTGATCAACGTGCGCCGCCGTGACCTGGACGACCAGATGCTGGAGCTGCGCAGCCTGCGCGGCAAGAACGCCTCGGTGATCGAGTCGATGCGCGGGCGCATCGAACTGGAGCAGCGCGAGTTCGAGGCCAGTGCCACCAAGATCCAGGCCGTGCGCGCGGTGCACCTGAAGCTGCTGCGCGAGCTGTTCCAGCAACTGGGCGCGCGCTCCCTCAAGGCCGAGCTGGCGGACCTGGCCGAGGCGCTCCAGCAGCGCGGCCTCAAGCTCGGGGCACGCAAGGTGTATGCGCAGACCTTCGAGCGGCTGCGTGGCATCGTGGACAAGGCGCAGTCCTCTGGCACCGAGATCCAGTCCATGCTGGACGGCACGTTCCGGCAGCTCAACGCCGAGTTCGGTTTTTCGCTGCAGGTGCCGTCGGCGCCGCGTCTGGAGGGGTTCCTGCACGACGTGACCCAGATCGAGCAGAGCCATGTGCAGTACCTGGGCATGGGCAACGCCCTCAAGCTGGCCCAGCCCGAGTTCGCGCAGCGCCTGGTGCGTGCCCTGGCCATGCGGCTGCGCACGATCTTCGAATCGGTGGCCAACGACCTGGAGCTTTGGAGCAAGTCCGCTACGGCGCAGCTGGATGCCCAACTGCGCGAGCGCAAGCGCAGCTTTGCGCGCCGCATCGAGGCCGTGGACCGCATACAGCATGCCGCCAGCGGGCTGGTGGAGCGGATCGGTGAGATCGAGGCGTCCGAGCAGGAGTTGCAGGCGCTGGAGCTTCGCCTGGAAGAGTTCACGCGGCAGCTGGTTGCCATGCCGGCCGCGGACGCTCACACCGTTACTGCGTGATGCCGGCGTCGGTGGATATCGCCACGCCCGTGGTGCGCTGGCAGGCCGACCACGGCCGCAACCATTTGCCGTGGCAGCAAACGCGCGACCCCTACCGCGTGTGGCTGTCCGAGATCATGCTGCAGCAGACCCAGGTCACCACGGTACTGGACTACTACCCGCGCTTTCTGGCGCGGTTTCCCGATGTGGCGGCGCTGGCGGCAGCGCCTGTGGACGATGTGCTGGCCCTCTGGAGCGGCCTGGGTTATTACAGCCGGGCGCGCAACCTGCACCGCTGCGCCCAGCAGGTGATGTCCGTGCACGGCGGGGCGT contains:
- a CDS encoding helix-turn-helix domain-containing protein, which gives rise to MKTALPSVDMPHYHKRHSGDVDEHATHISAWRQEYDQLSCGHFDGMVRELLLDGTRLQVFHEFTSQQTSQRCQPWAGSVWFGIPDGIGAGALHFSGRLQGEERQRVLLTARAQEGFLLCTPRRFGIYGVVIDEQWLGARFGELGLRGPLPQASGVAAAELPPHRHVALCQTLESMLSLGASGEASLPWAQQALRLLGEQLVRLLGECGADVAPAAGVSGSVQRRLAVVMAARGLVADPCNHLQSVDELCQRLHLTPRTLHNHFQSTVGESPSEFLRAVRLNACRRRLRGTADRAVKVQDVAAQWGFFHMGRFSQEYKDLFGELPSQTLRQARAADPCWN
- the pth gene encoding aminoacyl-tRNA hydrolase; this translates as MIKLFVGLGNPGPEYEDTRHNAGFWWLDAMARDMGVHLQPDRSYYALMARTSHQGEPVWLLEPQTFMNLSGKSVGTLARFFKIKPEEILVVHDELDLPPGQVKLKKGGGHGGHNGLRDIHAQLGSPDYWRLRIGIGHPGLKHEVANWVLKKPAPDQRRLIEDSIIHSLKAYPEMLAGQMDKATLLIHTTKPPRPKPPRPAAPQED
- a CDS encoding 50S ribosomal protein L25/general stress protein Ctc; this encodes MNFVAFERAKQGTGASRRLRNAGKTPGIVYGGSAEPQQIEVDHNALWHALKKEAFHSSVLDMELAGKTSKVLLRDVQYHPFKQLVLHVDFQRVDEKTKLHMKVPLHFAGAEESPAVKVDKCMVNPVVNELEVTCMPSDLPEFIDVDLSKLVKGSSLHLKDIKLPKGVAPVIRGSQNKSNPVLVTVTAPEAEPVAPAEGAAAPAAAPAKKGKK
- a CDS encoding ribose-phosphate pyrophosphokinase, which translates into the protein MQANHPDFLVFTGNANPGMAAEIAKHLGTTLGAADVGRFSDGEVTVEIKQNVRARDVFVVQSTCAPTNENLMELLIMVDALKRASAERISAVIPYFGYARQDRRPRSTRVPISAKVVANMLQAVGVARVLTMDLHADQIQGFFDIPVDNIYASPVLLGDLRQKNYEDLIVVSPDVGGVVRARALAKQLGCDLAIIDKRRPKANVSEVMHVIGEIEGRNCVIMDDMIDTAGTLVKAAEVLKERGAKKVYAYCTHPIFSGPAIGRIAQGTALDEVVVTNTIPLSDAAKGCHKIRQLSVAPLIAETIQRIAKGESVMSLFSE
- the ispE gene encoding 4-(cytidine 5'-diphospho)-2-C-methyl-D-erythritol kinase, which translates into the protein MQAFYDVPAPAKLNLFLHITGRRADGYHLLQSVFMLVDWCDTLHFERRTDGLVSREDLGDGPPLPPDDLIVRAARALQSATGCREGAHIGVTKRIPAQAGMGGGSSDAATTLLVLNQLWGLRLGRAQLQAIGLTLGADVPFFLCGRSAWVEGIGDIIRPLEKSHRLPPARFLVVKPSAGLDTKSIFLSPVLKRDSDSATISGFAAAHYDFGQNDLQPVAEALCPEVTQAIDWLASHGLKARMTGSGSAVFAQMPHAIDLSGAPGAWQIRACENLESHPLAGWIAD
- a CDS encoding outer membrane lipoprotein LolB is translated as MEHAATRFRARHLAARPAHERRQRHPAQHPQAPWGAALRPLPGWPRIWCALLLLLALAGCAQPPRAPTAHTEWSGRLALQIEGQASQSFSAAFELQGTPEAGELTLYTPLGSALARLQWAQGQARLEQGGEVRESASLDELVRELTGNPLPIAALFDWLEGRPAAATGWRADLSAAGEGRITAERFEPQPQATLRIALNR
- a CDS encoding tetratricopeptide repeat protein, producing the protein MDYYGSMVHILRFRTLACVLALIAGSTTAWAQSPNPEPATDSAEAEEDPQTSEALNAELFYEVFLGELTNSAGDPGTGYALMLEAARRSNSSALYRRAADIALQARSGESALVAVRAWKSAQPQSREANRYLLQILVALNRIGETPDLLRQELAQTPARAKAASLQAIPALYGRASDKALAASVVEQALADELAHPALGPTARVTVGRMQLAAGDKKGALAAAQKAQALDAANDGAAMLALELAEEGMPEAQALITRYFAGQPAPELRMAYARSLLGQQRYPEASTQLDTLTREKPDLPEAWLVQATLQTQDNRLDAAEVSLDRFMALVEKQGGGEARKSGLTQAYLLHAQIAEKRQKYDEAERWLARIDNAEDLFGAQVRRASLLARQGRLAHARALIRSLPAKTPEDERMKLSAEVQLLRDAQQYKEAYALQAQVVAMEPDNNDLVYDQAMLAEKAGNPEAMEQLLRKIIARQPDYHHAYNALGYALADRGVHLAEAKRLIEKAMAHAPGDPFITDSLGWVEFRLGNRAEALRLLESAFEKRPDPEIAAHLGEVLWSMQQRDSALAIWRQGLRMSADNDILLNTLKRLGVQP
- the mutM gene encoding bifunctional DNA-formamidopyrimidine glycosylase/DNA-(apurinic or apyrimidinic site) lyase; this encodes MPELPEVEVTRRSFAEGIAGATVLSAALGKPLRWPLGCAPSHLAGQRVVAVRRRGKYLLLDLSGGLLLVHLGMSGSLRFAHHLPAPGGHDHFDLVTSQGVLRLHDPRRFGAVVFTTGEQSPLAQKLLGGLGMEPLSDGFSFDAFRQGLRATRAPIKQVLLAGKVVVGVGNIYASEVLFLAGIRPTVPAASIGDARLRRLHTAIREVLALAVERGGTTLKDFSSADGNPGHFQLEARVYGREGVPCLACGTPIRGLKQGQRSSYFCPRCQRA